The DNA segment CAATGATGTACGCATTCCCCGGCTCCGCCAGGGAAAAAGCGTTGCACATGAGATTACTTGTAGTTGACAATCCGAGCAAAACTTGCAGGTTCTAGACTTGCTCCGCCCACAAGAGCGCCATCAATTTCTGGTTGAGCCATAATCTCATCAATATTATTCGGCTTAACTGAGCCACCGTATTGAATCGAAACATTGGGATTACTCAACTGACTACGAATTAAGCCAATGACGCGATTCGCGTCCCTTGCTTCACAAGTGTCGCCAGTACCGATTGCCCAAATTGGTTCGTAAGCAATCACCAAATTATGCTGATCGACATCTATGAGGTCTTTATCTAGCTGGGTGGTAATCAGTGATTCAGTTTTCCCAGTATCTCGTTGTTTTTTGGTTTCGCCTACACACAGAATAGGTGTCAGACCGTACTTTTGAGCCGCTTTGAGGCGGAGATTCACAGTTGCGTCTGTTTCCCCAAAGTATTGCCGTCTTTCGCTATGACCGACAATTACAAACCGGACACCAAGTTCTGTCAACATCGGGCCAGAAATTTCGCCCGTGTAGGCTCCATTTTCTTCCCAGTGAACATTTTGCGCCCCTAACTGAATGAGGCTGCCATGTAAACTCTTAGATAAAATGTTTAAGTTAGTGAAAGGAGGACACAAGACCACTTCTCGGTCTTCGGGTATTTCTTCCAAGTGGGGCAGAAACCCTTGTAGAAAATCCTGGGTTTCTGCCTGGGTTTTGAACATTTTCCAGTTACCGGCAATAACTATTTTTCGCACAGGTGATTTAGTCAAGATTCTAACGCTACTAGATGCATTTTTCAGTTTAGGACGTTTTGTTAGTCATTAGTCATTAGTTATTAGTTATTGCTCAATACTTACTCCCTACTCCCTACTCCCCATTCCCCACTCCCCACTCCCCACTCCCTACTCCCTACTCCCCAATTGATATGACTTCCACATTGCCACCTGAACCTCATCACAGCAACTCTCCCAACTGGGAGGAAGAACTGGATAGTGCTATTTTCAGTTTTGATGATATTCAAACAGAACTCAACTATAAACAAGCACAAACGGCACTACGAAATTTAGTCACCAATCTTGACCTGACTCCCCAGGAAAAAAGCGGATTGGAAAATGAACTCGCTGATTTGGAAACTATGCTGGGTAAGTTGGACAGCATGGTGGTGCAAATTGCTGCTTTTGGCATGGTGGGACGTGGTAAGTCCTCCCTACTCAATGCTTTGGTAGGACAAACTGTGTTTGAAACTGGCCCCCTGCATGGAGTTACCCGTGATGCTCAAACTGTGAATTGGAGTATTACTGAGGAGACGATTGGCGAAAATGAACGGACTTTCCGGGTAACTCTACCTGCGGGTGGTCAGTCTCAGGTGGAACTAATTGACACTCCTGGATTAGATGAAGTGAATGGTGATACTCGTGCTGCATTAGCTGAACAGGTAGCGAAGCAAGCAGATTTAATTTTGTTTGTGATTGCTGGGGACATGACCAAGATAGAACATGAAGCCCTCTCTCAGCTGCGGGAAGCTGGTAAGCCGATCATTCTGGTATTTAATAAGGTAGACCAGTATCCTGAAGCTGACCGGATGGCAATTTATCACAAAATCCGAGATGAACGGGTGAGGGAGTTACTCACGCCTCTAGAAATTGTGATGGCGGCGGCTTCACCACTGGTGAAGACGGCAATTATCCGCCCTGATGGTAGTAGGGGGGTGCAGTTACGTACCAGTACAGCCCAAATTGAAGACCTGAAGCTGAAAATTTTGGAGATTTTACACCGTGAAGGTAAGGCTTTGGTGGCTCTCAATTCTATGCTTTATGCGGATAATGTGAATGAGCAATTGGTTGAGCGAAAATTGACGATTCGGGAACAGAATGCTAATCAGTTGATTTGGAAAGCTGTGATGACTAAGGCAGTGGCGATCGCACTCAATCCGGTTACTGTTGTCGATATACTCAGTAGCATAGTCATTGATATTTCTCTAATTTTGGGTTTATCTAAACTCTATGGCATCCCCATGAGCGAAAGCGGGGCTGTACAATTACTACAAAAAATTGCTCTGAGTATGGGCGGTATCGGTTTTAGTGAGTTACTAGCAAATTTAGGTTTGAGTGGATTAAAAACTCTGCTGGGCATCTCTGCATCAGCTACGGCTGGCGCTACCTTTGCTCCTTATGTCTCAGTAGCAATCACTCAAGCTGGTGTGGCTGGGGTTTCTTCTTATGGTATTGGACAAGTTACTAAAGTTTATTTAGCTAATGGGGCAACTTGGGGTGCTGAAGGACCAAAAGCAGTTATTAGTCGGATTTTGGCAAACTTAGACGAAAAATCTATCCTCAACCGCATTAAGGAGGAATTGCAACAAAAAGTAAAACTGAAAACTTAATGTCTTGACAAATGAGACGATTTATGAAATTTACTAATGCCTTGTGATGCGTAGGTTAGATTAAGGAGCGAAACCCGATCCTAAGAATCTCTGGTTGTGTTGGGTTTCCCAAAGCCTCAACCCAACCTACGTCTAAAAAGGTTTATGATTCTTATCTGGCGAAAGTAATACTTTTACTCTTTGCTTTTAAAGGAGTCTAGCCAATTTTGAACTTGATCACGGGCAATATCACGGCCACCGAGACCAAAGGATAGGGCAATTGCAACTGCGATCGCACCTAGTAAAAGTCCAAAGGCGAGATTTACAATATCACTAGCAACACCAATCTGTTGCAATGCCATTGCTGAGACTAAGGTAATAATGGCAATCCGTGCTACCTGTGCCAAAATTCGGGCTTGGCGATCGCCGGAACTGGTAATGAGTTGAAACGCCAGATTTGCTAAGAACAAACCAATGGCAAATACAATCAATCCTGCTAAAATCCGCCCCAAAATAATTAAAATACCTGTTACGAGTGCTGTCAGGGCAGGGATATTCAGGATATTAACGGCTGCTACTGTGGCAAATAGCATAATTCCAACTAAGACCACAATCCCGGCAATTTCTGATGGAGTGCGGCTGGCTGGTGTTGGTATCGTTTCTGCTTCTGAATTTGCAGATTGTCTACTTAGTGATGGTAGACCCAGTACGGTGAAAATGTTGTTAAAGCCTAAACTGGTGAGGATACTCGTCACCAACTCTGATACAAAGCGCCCTAAGAAAAAGGCCACAATTAAAATTGCTAGGGCTGTAAAGATGGCAGGTAAGGTGTTCAGCACCTGCTGTAACATCGCGATCGCAGGTAGAGAAATCGCCTCAATTCTCAAAGCATTCAGTGAGGCGATCGCCACAGGAATCAAAATCAAAATATAGACAATTGTGCCGATGATACTCGACAGAGATTGCATTCCTGAAGATGGGGAAAGTCCAACGCGACTTCCTAGATGGTCAACCCCTGTGGTGGCGAGTAAGTTGGTGACAATCCGCCGCACTATATTAGCTAGAAACCAGCCAACTGTAGCAATTAATCCCGCAGCTAGGATATTGGGCAGAATTGAGAGAATGTCTGTAATTAAGGATTGTACTGGTAGTAGCGCCTGTCTCAGCTCCAGGGTATCCAGAATTGGGACGAGAAATAGTAAGAAGATAAACCAATACAGGGCATTACCAATGGTCTGACTCAAAGATAATTGGTTCAGGTTGAGTGTATTGTCTTGGGCTTCTTGATTCAAACGCTCATCTAACCTAATCACTTGCAACCCTCGCACCGTGACTAGTTTGACGATTGTCGCTATGAACCAAGCGACTCCTAAAAGAATTCCCGCACCCACCAACTTAGGCAAGAAGCCAATCAGTTGGTCAAGCAAATTATTCAGTGGTCGAGAGGCTACCTCTAGTTCCAGAGTTTGTAAAACAGCTACTATCGTTAGGAGGATGACACTCCAGAAGACTAAGCCAGAGATTAACTTCTCTATCTGGGGAACATCCTCACGACCCGTTATCCCCGCTGCAATCCGGTTATCTAGATTGGTGCGATTCAGAATGCCTTTTGTAACTGCCGCCGCGATCGCGGCAATTAGCCAACCAACTAACAAAAGTGCTGCCGCCCCTAATAAACGGGGGGTAAACGCCACCACCTGTTGAACAATTCCTTGTACTTCAGTGATTCCTTCGTTAACTCTTTGTTGATCTAGTGGTAGGGTTGGCGATTGTGCCAAAAAATGTTGTACCCTCATCGACAAACCACTGTCTATCAACTGGGTTATACTTTGCCAAGTTGTGTTCATGGTTTTCTGCTATTAAGGTAAGATGTTTCCGCAAACACTTGTACTTATGGGGTAGCTGCATATGAAATAATTTTCAGCCCCAGTAAGTTCACTCATGTTTTGCCTATCAATTTACCAGTAAATTGGCAATAAACACATATATACAGTTAATCCCAAGGATATTATTTTGACTTTCTGAGGGAAATTCTCGCTTTATCAACGAATACCACAGAAAATCAGGTATTTCTAAATTTTGAGTTATAACTTGTACATTTGTTACTGTACTAAATCATTGACATAAGGTAATAAAAGTGCTTTATTTTGCGATATTCTAAGTAAAGCAACAGCATGAGAAATCTGGAATGTCCCAAGCTTTTGAACAATCGATTCAAATTAATGCCACAGCTACAGTAGTGGAACGGTGCATTACCGATTTAACACTCATGCACCGTTGGCTAAATCCCGCCCTGTGTTGCGAACCTGTGGGCGAAGCCTGGAATACTGAACTTGGCAGTCAAAGTCGCTTTGTAATTCAAATTCCTCTACTTAAACCCACTCTGAAAAGTGTTGTTGTAGAACGGCAAGCAGGTTTAGTTGTTTGGGAATTCCAAGGATTTTTTCAAGGGCGCGATCGCTGGGAATGTCAACCAACAGCACAAGGTACACTCCTAGTCAACCGCTTTGAGTTCGATATTCCTAACCCCATAGTCAGTTGGGGATTCAACAACTTTGCGATGTCTTGGACTCAAAAAGATATGCAAGCCCAACTGCGTCGCCTCAAAGCAGTTGCAGAGTCATTAGTCATTGGTCATTAGCGCTCTTTTATGCCTCTAGAGAGAGAAAAATAAGATCAAATCCGGGAATTTAGGGAATTTCTTGAGAAATATAAATAAGCAGGCGATGGGGTGTCGGAAAAATGGGGAAGCAATCAAACATATTTGTGAAAAAAACAAGATATGGCAGACATTACAGGTAACATGATTAAGAAACAAAATCATGTTTTAAGTGAATAAAAAAAATCCGAAAAAAGCCTTAAACCCTAACTGGGGAGGATATAGAGAAAAATCTGGCAGGAAATCTACCTGGAATCATAAAGAAACAAGCACAATCCGTATACCAAAAGCACTAGAGCAAGAAGTGATGAGGTATGCACGATATTTAGATGCAGGATTGGAACTTGATAATGAAACAGATTCAAGTCAAGGGGATGATTTTGTGACTGAATCAAATTTGACAGTTGTAGAGAGGATTAACGACGAATTTGAAGATGAAATAAACTCAAGTTTAGAGACAATAAATGCGCTCAATACTACTGACCAACTTGAAAGAGTTACAGAATCAGGTTTCGAGGGTTATCCCAGGCGATCGTTCATGGATGCTATATTTCTAGCAAGAGAAATTGTGCAGCAGAAAAAGTCTGCGCGAATATCCTTAGCTAAATTTATATCTAGGTTTTATTTAACACCTGTAAATAGTGAATCCTTAAGAAGTTATCCTTGAATTACCTGATGGTTTATCCCGAATCCACAGTGATATAACCTTGAAATTGATTCATTATCTCTATCAATTTCTGGAATCCTAACTGTAACTTAGGGTTAAGAAAAACGATTAACCAAGGTTTAATTAAATTCCAGAATACGTATGGTTGAATAACTAATCTTAAATTGTTTAAAGTGGATTTCCATCCCAAATTAAAATCCCACCATTTATGATTGCTAAAATTCTCTGGTTCTGTTGATATTGTTGGCGGTGAACTTTTTTCATGGAGGCTTTCACTATCAGATTCATTTCTAGCGTTGGCTTGCAAACTTACTAATAAATAAGCACTCATAATTAGTTCCCACCATCTTTCTATCTGGTGATAATTAGTAAGTCTAAAGTCAGCCCATCCTAGTTCATTTTTACCTTGTTTAAAAGCATACTCTACCCAATTACGAAATCCATAAAGGTTTCCTAATTGGTCAGCCATATCACTTTTTAAGTTGGTTTTGACATACCACGTCTGATTTTTTGGTAAAGTCTCTGGGTCATTAGTGATTCGCCAATATGTTATGAGCTTTGAATCACCACAAGTGATTTGTTGTATATATCTTTTTTGAGTTTTTTTATCACTAAATACACGCTTAAACTCCTGCCATACCTCATATATAGCCTCTCTCTCCGGTACGTTAAATCTGGCATGATTACTTCTTATAGCAAGTAAATAAGGTTTTTTATGCTTGTCTATTACTGCGATGAATGTTGGACTTTCACCATACAAACTATCAGCTAAAACCAAGTCAAAGTTAAATCCATATTTTAGCAGTGTTTCAATTATTTCCACTGCCAATTGTGGTTTGGTTTTATATACTCCCTTCTCTTCCAATCTCTTCCTTGGTTTATATATTAGAAATATTAACGGAAAAGTCAAGTCTCCCAACACTCCATAAGCATTTACTGAAACTATCCCATTATCCACTTTCCCTAAGTTTCCAATATATTGTCTTGCTACATAATCAGTCGTCTTACCTTTCTTTTTATCCCCGGTTTCATCAATTACCAACTTAAATGAACGTCCCTGCAACATTTTCAGAGTCAGTTCTAATCTTCTATCTTGCAAAACTACTACTGACCAAGGTGAATCCGTCAAAAAGTTTTGCAGTGGTTGTGCGTCATGTAAGCCCACTGCCTTGGCGATTTCTGGTAAAGTTTTACGTTTGATATCAGATAACATTCCTACGTGTAGATGTTTGAAGTTCTCAAATGTCCTTACTTCTGGAAACAAGTCTCTATACGCATTGCAATACTCATCTACCACTGTGACAGTCGAGGTAGCCGTTCTTGAAACCAATTCCACGCCCCTGGTAAGTTAATCTTCTAGTAGTTAATTATACTCTTTTGAGAGTAATAAAAGAGCGGTAATCCTTGAGTAAAAATAAGTTTGAGAAATCAGGGCTTGGTTTTTGTTAAATTCCTTCTTTAGTTCAAGGCAAAAAAAGAGTATTGGCAGTTGACAATTGCTTAGATATTTGTTATCATGGGATTGATAAGGAAGAACTATCTTGTAATAAATTAAAAAATTATTAACCTAGATAGATATACAAGTAAAGAAAATACAGTAAACCTAACTATAAAGCCAACAGACGGAACTATTCATGCTTACAAGTACGCTACTTCTCTCCAACCAAATCCCCACACTCCAATATTCATCCACATCGGAGCGATTCGATGAAACCTGGGAAGCTCCTCTGGCTACCCTTCTAGGACTAGGACGCGCCGCAGGTGCTGACTTCATCGAAGTATTCTTAGAACGTCGTAACTACATTAGTTGTCTAGCAGAAGACGACGCAATTACCAGTATTTCACCCAGTTTAGCCACAGGTGCGGGAGTTAGAGTATTTCGCGGCAAAGCCGATTGCTACGTCAGCACCAACGACCTGTCCTTTACTGGTTTGCAAGCAGCCTTAGAAAAAGGCCTTTCTATTCTCGGATTAGAACTACCTACTCATAACGCCTTCATCCCAGAAATCAATCTGGAATTACTTAGAGACTACGCCACAAAAAGAGGTAAAGATGGCTGGCTACCTCTGTGTAGTTCCATTAAAGAAATGGGAGAAGTCCTTCTTGATGGCACTACCTATCTCCAGAAAAAAGCTAACCATGTACAATCGCGCCGGGCTTCCTATTTCCGAGACTGGCAAGAAGTTCTAGTAGCTGCCAGTGATGGCACATTTGCCCGTGACATTCGCCTCACCCAATCCGTAGGATTTAACCTATTGTGTGCTGATGGTGCTAATCGCACCTCTATCGGTGAACGCGCTGGAAATACCAGCGATGCTAACTTCCTGAGAACTTGGGATTATCGAGACGCATCCGAGAAAATTGCCGAATCTGCCGGAAAAATGCTGTATGCAGATTATGTAGATTCTGGTACATACCCGATTATCATGGCCAATCACTTCGGTGGGGTCATCTTCCACGAAGCCTGCGGACATCTTTTAGAAACTACCCAAATCGAACGTAAGACCACACCCTTTGCCGACAAGAAAGGCGAAAAAATTGCTCACGAAAGTCTCACAGCTTGGGACGAAGGTCGGGCAGAAAATGCCTTCGGGACAATTGACATGGACGACGAAGGAATGCCCGCTCAAAGAACGCTATTAATTGAAAAAGGTGTTCTCAAAAACTTCTTAGCAGATAGAACAGGCTCTTCCCGCACCGGACACCCCAGAACCGGAAGTGGTCGCCGCCAAGGTTATACCTTTGCTGCTGCTAGTCGGATGCGTAACACTTATATTGCACCTGGAGAATACACCACAGAAGATTTATTTAACTCAGTTGATAAAGGCATTTACTGTAAAAAGATGGGTGGCGGTAGCGTTGGGGCTACAGGTCAATTTAACTTTGGTGTCGATGAAGCTTATTTAATTGAAAATGGCAAAATCACTAAACCACTAAAAGGAGCCATCCTCATAGGTGAAGCCAAGGAAATCATGAACAAAATTTCCATGTGTTCCCAAGATTTAGAACTTGCGCCCGGCTTCTGCGGTTCTGTTAGTGGCAGTATCTACACTACAGTTGGACAACCCCATATAAAAGTCGATTCTATTACCGTAGGCGGCAGATAAAGAATTTTAGATTTTAGATTTTGGATTTTGGATTGTGAATGAGCATCAGTTTAAGGCTAGAACAAAGCAGCTTGCATTACGAGTTATACGTCTAGTTGAGGTATTACCACAAACTAGAACTGCTGATGTAATTAGCAAACAATTATTGCGTTCAGCCACTTCTGTAGCTGCCAATTATAGAGCCGCTTGTCGGGCTAAATCAGCAGCCGATTTGATTGCTAAACTAGCCATTGTAGAAGAAGAAGCTGATGAAACACTTTATTGGTTAGAACTTCTGGTTGAATCAGGTTTAATGACAGCAGATAAACTGAAAAGTTTGATGCAATAATCAACCGAAATTCTAGCTATGACTGTTGCATCAATAAAAACGCTCAAAGAAAAACACAAAAAGTAAACTCCAAAATCTAAAGTCGAAAATGAACTTGTTTAAAATCCAAAATCCAAAATCCAAAGTCGAAAATTAACTTGATTAAAATCCAAAATCCAAAATCCAAAATCCAAAATTGACCATGCCTAATATTAATGAAATTGCTAATAATGCCAAGGAAAATGCTAGTAAACTTGGAATTAAGAAATTTGACATTTATGGCTCGACTATTGATGAAACTAGTGTCCAAGTAGATCAAGGTGAGCCAAAACAAGTTAAAGCCTCAAATCGTTCTGGGGTGACTGTTCGTGTCTGGAATGAAGAAAACACAATGGGTGTTACCAGCACCACTGATGTAGATCCCAAAGGGCTGGAATTAGCTTTGAAAACTGCCTACGAAGCTAGTTTTTTTGGGGTGAAAGAAAATGTCCCTGATTTTAGCCCTGAAGCAACAGTTGCTATTCCCAGCACACATCAGGAAAAAGTACCCCAAGCACCTGTAGCTGAATTGATTAAAAGTTTGCTGGGAGCGGAAAAAGAACTTTTAGCAGCGCATGAAGCAATTCAGGGCGTACCTTATAACGGTTTAGCTCAAAGAGATATTGACAGGTTCTATGTCAATAGTGAGGGCGCAACCAGAACCGAATCTCATTCTTTAGCATCAATTTTTCTTTACAGCAAAACCGAGGAAGAAGGCAAAAAACCTCGCAGTGGTAGCGCTTTTAGAATTGAACGGAGTGTGAATAATCTTGATATCAATGGTTGTATCAAGGAAACGGCAGAGAAAACCATCAGCCACTTGAATTATGAAAAAATCAAGTCTGGTAAATATCGAGTTGTTTTCTCTCCTGATGCTTTTTTAAGTTTGTTGGGTGCGTTTTCTAACTTGTTCAACGCTCAAAGCATTTTGGATAACCAAAGTTTATCAAATCCTGATGATTTAGGTAAGCAAATTGCTTCACCTCTGCTTTCAGTTTATGATGATTCACTGCATCCAGCTAATGTTGGTGCGGAAAGCTTTGACGGTGAAGGAACTCCGACTCGTCAAGTTTCGCTGATTGAAAATGGTGTTTTAAAAAGTTTTCTTCACAGTGCGGGTACTGCGAAAAGAATGAATACCCAGCCCACAGGTAACGCAAGTATTGGTGCAAAAGTTAGCGTCAGTCCTAACTTTTATCATGTGTTTGCAGCCACATCACCTGAGCAGGATTTCAGCTTAGACACTGCGGAAAATGTGATTTTAATTGATGATTTGCAAGCTCTCCATGCAGGAGTGAAATCTTTACAAGGCTCGTTTTCGCTGCCTTTTGATGGCTGGTTAGTTAACAAAGGTGTGAAAACCAGTATTGAATCAGCAACTGTGGCTGGCGATTTCTTAGAACTCCTGAAGTCTATAGTTTATGTAGAGAAAGAAGTAGAGCTTACCCCTGGTGGAGTGTGTCCCAAAATCTGGGTTGATCAACTTTCGATTACTGGGGAATAAAACTGAGGAGTTAGGAGTTATTCTTTAACTCTTAACTCTTATTCTTCACCACCAATGCCGAGATTGATATCAAACCCGTCAGCACCACTGATATTAGTACCAATCATCACGGCATTATTTACTTGAGCATTATATAAGTTTGCATCGCTCAAATCGGCATTGGTCAGATTTGCGTTATCGAAGGTAGTACCATTGGCATAAGCTTCTGTGAGATCAGCAGAATGCAAGTTCGCACCAGTTAAATCTGCGCCTTCTAGGTTAGCGTGTTCTAAGTTAGCACCTGTTAAATTAGCGTTTCTCAAATCAACGCCTATGAGGTGAGCGCCTTTGAGGTTAGCGTTGCTTAAATCGCAACCATAACATTCCCTTGTTTCTAATAACTGTTGTTTGGGATTAGGTATTTCTCTAGCGGAAATGGGCGCAGCTAAAGATAGCGTACTGAGTACCGCTGCTGCTGTTAAAAATATGGTTTTCATAATTTATTTACCTTCTATACTTCTGAGAAGTTATTGATTTAACTTTCTTCTATGCTCTAAATTATGCACTCTTCTACGTATTGTGTCCTCTGGCTAGAGGAGGAATTTACGGATTGAATAGGATAAACAATAGTTAGATATAGCAACCGCCAAGGAGGTTAAGACATAAACGGATAATCAAACTTAGACACCATTCGGGTTTTAACCCACTCCCCACTCCCTACTCCCTACTCCCCAGCTATATTTCAAAAACAACATCTTTTGGGCAGATTTTGCTTCAGAGTATATTGGCTTGCAAATTATCAATCGCTGGCGTGTTAAATTCCCAAAATTTGTTAAAAACTAATTGTTGAAATTAACTCATGTTATCCGATAATCCTTCCTGGGTATTCACTTAGATATCCATTTGGTTGAAAACTCAGGACGGGTACTTGACGCTAAATAGCATAATTTTGAATACATCGTTAGAATATCCCGATATCGTCTAATTACGATGCATCTAATCCGTTTTAGGTAATGATGAAACAGCAACCAAATAGACGCAAGCGGGGTGTAGTCCTCACGCTACAAGGCTGGGATAAATTTCAAGCTGCCAAAACTCAAGCTGAGTTTGATGAAAATGCTGGAGATAGCTTTTCTTTAGAAGAACTGAGCGATCGCACCCATTTAGCTCTACACACTATATCTAGGATACAGGGACGCTTAGAACCTGTAGATAAAAGTTCCTTGCAGTCTGCCTTTGCTGCCTTTGGGTTGGAATTAGGTAACAGTGATTATACTCGACCCAGCACCCCGGAACATTTGGAACTCCGACACACAAACCCCCGGTATGATTGGGGAGAAGCACCGGATGTATCGCTGTTTTATGGTCGTTCTCAGGAATTATTGCAGCTACGACAGTGGGTATTACAGGAACAATGTCGTTTAGTCGCGTTATTGGGAATTGGTGGTATCGGCAAAAGCAGTTTAGCAGTCAAGTTAGGATTTCAAGTTCAAAACGAATTTGAGGTAGTGGTGTGGAGAAGCCTGCAAAATGCACCACCAGTAGAAGAGAATGTAACAAGCATACTACAATTTGTGCTGTGGGCATTGCGAAAAGAGATCGCGATACCTGAAAGCTTTGATGGCAAACTATCGAAACTGATGGAATGTTTGCAATCAAACCGATGTCTGCTGATATTAGACAATGTAGAGACAATTCTCTCTGGTGGTCAAGCAGGGCAATATCATCCTGGTTACGAGGGATATGGTCAATTACTCAAGCGCGTTGGGGAAGTACCTCATCAAAGTTGCGTTTTGCTTACCTCCAGAGAAAAACCCAGAGAGATGATACCACTAGAAGGAGACAGAACAGGAGTAAAATCTCTGCCATTAAAGGGATTAAATCCTCATGAGGGACAACAGTTATTTCAGCAAAAAGGAAAATTTATAGGTACAGAACGAGAATGGCAAATACTCATCGAGCATTATGGCGGTAATCCCTTAGCGCTGAAGATGGTCGCAGCCGGCACCCAAGAGCTTTTCAATGGTAAGATTGCCCCTGTATTGGAGTATATGCAACAGGGGATACTAATTTTTGACGACATCCGCAACTTGTTAGAACGGCAGTTCTACCGTTTGTTAGCGGTGGAAGAAGAAGTGATGTATTGGCTGGCAATTAATCGAGAGCCAGTATCCCTTGCCCAGTTAGCTGAGGATATTGTCACGTCTGCTTCCAAAGGTCAATTACCGCCAGCAATTAAATCTCTACGGCAAAGGTCATTGATTGAAACAAGCGGTGAGCATTTCTTCCTGCAACCAGTCGTGATGGAATATACGACGCAGCGATTGGTCGAACAAGTTTATAAAGAATTAGTAGGAGAAAAGTCTGTTTCTCTAGGCTTACTTCAAACCCATGCTTTGATTAAGGCAACAGCCAAAGACTACATCCGAGAGACACAAAAGCAATTAATTGTGCAACCCTTGCTTGAGCAATTGTTGTTAGAGATGGGCAGTCAACAAAAGCTGGTAATTTTGTTGCAGGATGTAATAGAGCAGCAAAGACATCAAGCTCCAATACTAGCTGGGT comes from the Nodularia sp. NIES-3585 genome and includes:
- a CDS encoding pentapeptide repeat-containing protein gives rise to the protein MKTIFLTAAAVLSTLSLAAPISAREIPNPKQQLLETRECYGCDLSNANLKGAHLIGVDLRNANLTGANLEHANLEGADLTGANLHSADLTEAYANGTTFDNANLTNADLSDANLYNAQVNNAVMIGTNISGADGFDINLGIGGEE
- a CDS encoding TldD/PmbA family protein — encoded protein: MPNINEIANNAKENASKLGIKKFDIYGSTIDETSVQVDQGEPKQVKASNRSGVTVRVWNEENTMGVTSTTDVDPKGLELALKTAYEASFFGVKENVPDFSPEATVAIPSTHQEKVPQAPVAELIKSLLGAEKELLAAHEAIQGVPYNGLAQRDIDRFYVNSEGATRTESHSLASIFLYSKTEEEGKKPRSGSAFRIERSVNNLDINGCIKETAEKTISHLNYEKIKSGKYRVVFSPDAFLSLLGAFSNLFNAQSILDNQSLSNPDDLGKQIASPLLSVYDDSLHPANVGAESFDGEGTPTRQVSLIENGVLKSFLHSAGTAKRMNTQPTGNASIGAKVSVSPNFYHVFAATSPEQDFSLDTAENVILIDDLQALHAGVKSLQGSFSLPFDGWLVNKGVKTSIESATVAGDFLELLKSIVYVEKEVELTPGGVCPKIWVDQLSITGE